The genomic region GCAACAGTTAATGGTTTAGTAGTTCCTTCTACAGACCCTAACAAAAAAGTAATTGACTTGGGATTGTTCTCAACAGATGTTGTTAGAAATATTGATATCAACAAAACGTTTAATCCTTCTTTATATGGTGATTTTGCAGGTGCAACTGTAAATATTGTTACTAAAGACTATCCAGATGAAGGATTTTTCACAATAGGCTTATCAGGAGCTTATAACTCTATCGCTACTGGAAATGGTTTTAAAACGTTTGCAGATGGTGATATGGAAATGTTAGGTTTTTCAGGTAATGGTAGAGCTTTACCTACAGAAATGTACAACAGAGAAGTTCCTAACTCATATGACAACTCATTCTCACCAACATATAAAACGGCAGGTCCTAACATGAGCTTTAGTGCTGCAGGTGGTAACCTTTACGAATTTGGTGACGAAAGTGCTTTCGGTTTTATTGCATCAGCTTCATTTGATAACGAATATGAAATCAGAGAAGGTGTAAAAAGAACTTACAGAGCAGAAGGTACTACAATTAACAACTACGACTCAAAAGAATATATCTACTCTACAAACACAACCGCAATGGGTAATATGTTCTACAAGATCAACAATAAGAATCAAATCTCATTCAATAATATCTTCATCAATGAGTCAGCTAACAGTGTGTTAGACTTACAAGGTAAGCATGAAGAATTAGGTAGAGAAGAGCCAATCTTTAGAGAGCGTAATACTTATACTCAAAACACAGTAAATATTCATCAATTACTTGGTGATCATAAATTCGGCGAAAACGATCGCTTAACAGTATCATGGGGCGCTGGTTACTCTAAATCAAGATCACAAGAGCCAGATAGACGTCAGTTGACATATAGAGATCTTGAGTATGAAAATGGTGAATTTACAGGTAAACTATTCGCAAATGCTCCAGATGACTCTCATAGATTCTGGTCAGATATGAACGAGAATACTTGGTCAGCAAGAATTGGAGCAACTTACGGTCTTGGTGAGTACAATGAATACAATGATACTTACAGAAGTAATTTATCAGTAGGTTACAACGGGTCATTCAAAGACAGAACTTTCGAATGGTGGATGTCTACATTAAGTATCCAAGGTGTTCCTCCAAGAATCGATATTGATAACCCTCAAGAAGATCTAGATCAAAACTTTGCAGATGGTACTTTAACTTACAAGCCAATTGTTCGTTACGATACTAAATTTAATGCAGTGATGAATGTAAATGCATTCTACGCAGATTATGGTTATGAGATCGTTCCTGAAAAATTAAAAATGAATGTTGGAGCTCGTTTCGAGCAAGGTTACCAAGAAGTAGCTTACAAAGACGAAGGAACTACAGATCCTAACGCTCCAGACAATTTAAATATCAAAGAAACTAGTAATTTCTTACCATCATTGAGCTTCAAATACTCGCTTAATGAAAAGTCAAACATCCGTTTAGCAGCATCACAGACTCTTATTCGTCCAATGATGTCAGAGTTAATTCCTTTCCGTTTCACTTTTGCCAACGGTCAGAAGATTGTAGGTAACCCGAACTTGGAAAACTCAGATGTATTGAACTTCGATCTTAAGTATGAGATCTTCCCTAACTCAGGTGAATTATTCTCAGTAGGTGTATTTGCTAAGCAAATTGACAATACAATCGAGTTAGTAACAAAAGCGTCAGCGATTACAGAATTTACTTATGTAAACGCAGGTACTTCGCATGTTGCTGGTGTTGAAATCGAATTAAACAAAAGATTATCAAATATCTTCCAAAATGGAGGAGAGTGGTTATCTAGATCAAATGTTGGATTCAATACTACATTATTAACTTCACAAACAGACTTAAGCGGTTCTGCTGGTCAGTTTACAAACGAGCAAAGAGCAATGTACGGAGCATCTCCTTATATGGTGAATGCAAATGTATCACACGAAGCAAACATTTTTAGTGATAATGTAACTTCAATCTTCACTGTAACTTACAACACATTCGGTGATAGAATTGTAGCAGCAGGTTCACAAGGTGCTGGTGATATCTACGAAAGATCTTATGGAACACTAAACTTTGTTTGGAAGAATAAAATTGGTGAAAAAATCAGCTTAGACTTATCAGTGAAAAACATCTTAAACCCAGACATTACTCTTGAGCAAGAGTTCACAAACGGAACACAAGGTGTTGTTGAAACTTATAAGAAAGGAGTTGATGCTAAGTTAGGCTTCAAATACAGTTTTTAGCATAAAAAAAAGAGGAAGTAAATGGAACTTACGACCTCTCCTTTAAAAATTAATATTTTAATTCTCGAGACAAATTTACAACTTTTAATTATGAAAAAGCAATTTAAAACAGCTGCATTTATCGCATTAGTTGGTTTATTCACAATATCATGTGATTCTGATGATGTAACAGGACCTATCGATGACAACATTAACGGAGATACTCCTGCAGATTCAACTGGTACAGATGATGATGCTAGACTTCAAGATCAAGCATTAGCAGCAGGTAAAATTGTATCGAATGGTGCAGGTACAGGTGCTGGTGATTTACCATCATGGGCAAAAGGTACTGATTACGCAGGTACTTCGGTTTCTGGTGATTTTGATTTAACAATCACTGCTGGAGATTTAGCTGACAATCAATTATCATGGTCAGGTAATGTTTCTATCACAGGTGCTGTTAAAGTTCCAGCTGGTAAAACTTTAACTATTGCTGAAGGCACAGTAATTGAAGCACAAGCATCAGATTCATATTTAATGGTCTTACAAGATGCAAAAATTGACGCGCAAGGTACAGAGGAAAACATGATCGTTTTCACTTCTAAAGATAAAACTCCAGGTGCATGGGGTGGTTTATTACTTAACGGTAGAGCTACAATTAATAATGGCGATGCTAACGGTGAAGCTTCTCCAGAAGTTGATTCAAACGTTACTTATGGTGGTACAAACGATTCTGATGATTCAGGTATCTTAACTTTCG from Flammeovirga agarivorans harbors:
- a CDS encoding TonB-dependent receptor, with translation MKQFFISFTLIILSISAFAQKGLIKGNVKDADTGEDVIGASVSLSGTTTGASTDIFGNFQFNAPVGNYTLVASFIGYKKTTQEISVVEGEEVVVNFSLPLDAQELEAVEIVAKANTESAGALMVERQNSDVMIQAIGAEEMSVKGISDAEDAVANVTGVTKVESRGLFVRGLGDRYNNATVNGLVVPSTDPNKKVIDLGLFSTDVVRNIDINKTFNPSLYGDFAGATVNIVTKDYPDEGFFTIGLSGAYNSIATGNGFKTFADGDMEMLGFSGNGRALPTEMYNREVPNSYDNSFSPTYKTAGPNMSFSAAGGNLYEFGDESAFGFIASASFDNEYEIREGVKRTYRAEGTTINNYDSKEYIYSTNTTAMGNMFYKINNKNQISFNNIFINESANSVLDLQGKHEELGREEPIFRERNTYTQNTVNIHQLLGDHKFGENDRLTVSWGAGYSKSRSQEPDRRQLTYRDLEYENGEFTGKLFANAPDDSHRFWSDMNENTWSARIGATYGLGEYNEYNDTYRSNLSVGYNGSFKDRTFEWWMSTLSIQGVPPRIDIDNPQEDLDQNFADGTLTYKPIVRYDTKFNAVMNVNAFYADYGYEIVPEKLKMNVGARFEQGYQEVAYKDEGTTDPNAPDNLNIKETSNFLPSLSFKYSLNEKSNIRLAASQTLIRPMMSELIPFRFTFANGQKIVGNPNLENSDVLNFDLKYEIFPNSGELFSVGVFAKQIDNTIELVTKASAITEFTYVNAGTSHVAGVEIELNKRLSNIFQNGGEWLSRSNVGFNTTLLTSQTDLSGSAGQFTNEQRAMYGASPYMVNANVSHEANIFSDNVTSIFTVTYNTFGDRIVAAGSQGAGDIYERSYGTLNFVWKNKIGEKISLDLSVKNILNPDITLEQEFTNGTQGVVETYKKGVDAKLGFKYSF